In Rhinolophus ferrumequinum isolate MPI-CBG mRhiFer1 chromosome 7, mRhiFer1_v1.p, whole genome shotgun sequence, the following proteins share a genomic window:
- the TAS2R1 gene encoding taste receptor type 2 member 1, giving the protein MLESHFITHLFFAVIQFLTGVLANGIIVLVTGPDLIKQRKMVPLDLLLCCLAISRIGFQIVIFYVILAVLSLIELSPVTETFTFFMFVSESGLWLATWLSVFYCAKITTVIHPFFFWLKLRISKLVPLLIFGSLLYTSLTSVFHSKYSWTLFQKVWLGLFSPNVTTQMKELCTLQFAFLVTEFLLPLLIFLISALLLIFSLGRHTQQMINTAPGTRHPNTSVYFNVLLSILSFLVLYLSQYMMAALIFSQISKIRHFVFLISMLVFGSYPSGHSIILILGTPKLKQSAKKFFLHSKCCQ; this is encoded by the coding sequence ATGCTAGAGTCTCATTTCATCACCCATCTTTTTTTTGCAGTGATACAATTTCTCACAGGGGTTTTGGCAAATGGCATTATTGTACTTGTGACTGGCCCGGACTTGATCAAGCAGAGAAAGATGGTGCCCTTGGATCTCCTCCTTTGCTGCCTGGCAATTTCCAGGATTGGTTTCCAGATCGTCATCTTCTATGTTATTCTGGCTGTCCTGTCCTTGATTGAATTATCTCCAGTTACTGAGACgtttacatttttcatgtttgtgaGTGAATCAGGACTTTGGCTAGCTACGTGGCTCAGCGTTTTCTACTGCGCTAAAATCACCACCgtcattcatccattcttctTTTGGTTGAAATTGAGGATATCCAAGTTGGTTCCATTGCTGATTTTTGGGTCCTTGCTATATACATCTTTGacttctgttttccatagtaaaTATAGCTGGACTCTTTTCCAGAAAGTCTGGTTGGGCCTTTTCTCCCCAAATGTAACAACTCAGATGAAAGAACTATGTACATTACAGTTTGCCTTTCTTGTCACTGAGTTCTTGTTGCCATTACTTATCTTCCTTATTTCTGCTCTGCTCTTGATATTTTCCCTGGGGAGACACACCCAGCAGATGATAAACACAGCACCAGGCACCAGGCACCCTAACACAAGTGTCTACTTCAACGTTCTTCTGTCTATCCTGTCCTTCCTGGTCCTCTATCTCTCCCAGTACATGATGGCTGCTTTAATCTTTTCTCAAATTTCCAAGATCAGACACTTCGTCTTTCTGATTTCCATGTTAGTGTTTGGTTCATACCCCTCTGGACACTCCATTATCTTAATTTTAGGAACTCCTAAACTCAAACAAAGTGCGAAGAAGTTCTTCCTCCACAGTAAGTGCTGTCAGTGA